The sequence gagttgagtgctggtcgttaaccaatcagagtaagtagtttctgtggagagaggctcagaactcacagggttaagagttctgagtgacgtctcacattttgaggcggggttttagaacactgaggggagtggtttcctgtgttctctcagtgtgtgtgtgtttgctccgtggagagagcagcaagatgtgcgctctgtcgccaggatttatagctattgtgttttgctaaggaataaagactttaaagataaggagactgctgcatccagcctgagttattgccctcacacgaacgacgttcctgcttctgttccgctgtgtttacgtgctgctgagtcaaaggtccctgggggaagaccagagccgcgcagagaagtgtgccggacgccattgggctccatagtttctaggtcaagctgaccttggctttctgccaagagtaaattgacactgccttgagttaattgtgtgaagccagaatctgtaagtttcccatgagaaccaattaacagaaactgaacagtttctcccctgtatgaattctttgatgggaagtgagattcccctcctgactgaagctcttcccacattccaagcactgatagggtttttcccctgtatgaattctgtgatgcaaAGTGAGACCATCCttccgattgaagctctttccacattccaagcactgatagtttctcccctgtatgaattctttgatgggaagtgagataaccactcagacgaaagctcttcccacattcgaagcactgacaGGGTTTCtccccgtatgaattctttgatgggaagtgagaccatccttccgattgaagctctttccacattccaagcactgatagggtttctcccctgtatgaattctttgatgggaagtgagattggtgctgtaactgaagctcttcccacattccaagcactgaaagggtttctcccctgtatgaattctttgatgggaagtgagataaccactcagacgaaagctcttcccacattccaagcactgatagggtttctcccctgtatgaattatttgatgagaagtgagatggaccctctgactgaagctcttcccacattccaagcactgaaagagtttctcccctgtatgaattctgtgatgggaagtgagttcaccactcagacgaaagctctttccacactcgaagcactgaaagggtttctcccctgtatgaattctttgatgggaagtgagactatccttccgattgaagctcttttcacactccaagcactgatagggtttttcccctgtatgaattctttgatgggaagtgagttgaccactcagacgaaagctctttccacattccaagcacttatagggttttacccctgtatgaattctttgatgggaagtgagttgaccactcagacgaaagctctttccacattccaagcacttatagggtttctcccctgtatgaattctgtgatgggaagtgagttcaccactcagacgaaagctcttcccacattccaagcactgatagggtttctcccctgtatgaattctttgatggcaagtgagatgggcgctgtaactgaagctcttcccacattccaagcactgaaagggtttctcccctgtatgaattctttgatgggaagtgagattggtgctgtaactgaagctcttcccacattccaagcactgaaagggtttctcccctgtatgaattctttgatgggaagtgagctcaccactcagacgaaagctcttcccacattccaagcactgatagggtttctcccctgtatgaattctttgatgggaagtgagatgggcgctgtaactgaagctcttcccacattccaagcactgatagggtttctcccctgtatgaattctttgatgggaagtgagatggcagctcctcctgaagctctttccacactccaagcactgatagggtttctcccctgtatgaactctttgatgcaaagtgagactatccttccgattgaagttctttccacactccaagcactgatacgaTTTCTCCCTACTCTGTGTTCTTTCGTGTGAAGTGAGGCTATTCCTTCGAATGAAGCTttttctttgatgggaggtggaCTGGGAACTCTGACGGATCTTCTCTCCACACTCTGAATATTTATATGACTTCTCCACTATGTGGATTCTGTTGTGCTcccccttgttcttcccttcTAATTTATCACCATCTGCAATAAAGAGAGAAGCTAATTAGAGTCTCAGGAGGAAATGGGAACTCCAGATTATTGAACAATGTTAATGAATGcttgtgatagaggaagaactGAAGAGAATTAGATGTGAGGCTTTACTataggttttattgtttttgttttctggtaTTAACTGAGATATTTCTTGGCTTTTATCTGGGATAGATTTTGTTCTGGCATGATCATGGAATCCACTCCATCTGCAATCACAACTTATATTATGATCCAACAGGGATCCTTACTGAGAGAGtccacgatcccacgattctcctccttgACCTCTTTATGCTGAGCTCTCTGGTCACGATCCAGCAACGTCCACGCCTTGTCtgtgaaacaaacagcaacatcttCACCTGAACACTCCCCATCAGAAGTTATTTCAATCTGGTTGGTCCAAATTTTAATTGACAGGTGGCAATATATACAACTTAGAAGTATATTCAACTCGGATCAAAAGAAAGGATTTGCAAAAGAAGATTCGAAATTTAAAGTCACAGTGATAAAGAACAACAATTGTTATCCAAAacctataccgtatttttcgcactataggacgcacttttccccctccaaaaatgaaggggaaatgtgtgtgcgtcctatggtgcgaatgcaggctttcgctgaagcctggagagccccaccgccagccccacaaactcgggggacagcggggaggcggaacgccgccatcccgctgtcccccgacttggttagaaggctggcaggggggggaagcctgctcctccccgtcgccagcctcgcaaactcgggagacagcgggagaggcgcagcgcgcccttcccgctgtcccccgacttggctagaaggctggcaggggggagaagcctgctcctccccgtcgccagccccgcaaactcgggagacagcgggagaggcgcagcgcgcccttcccgctgtcccccgacttggctagaaggctggcgggggggggggagaagcctgctcctccctgtcgccagccccgcaaactcgggaggcagcgggagaggcgcagcgcgcccttcccgctgtcccccgacttggctagaaggctggcgacggggagaagcctgctcctccccgtcgccagccccgcaaactcgggagacagcgggagaggcgcagcgcgcccttcccgctgtcccccgacttggctagaaggctggcgacggggagaagcctgctcctccccgtcgccagccccgcaaactcgggggacagcgggagaggcgcagcgcgcccttcctgctgtcccccgacttggctagaaggctggcggggggtgagaagcctgctcctccccgtcgccagccccgcaaactcgggggacagcaggagaggggcagcgcgcccttcccactgtcccccgacttggctagaaggctggcaggggggagaagcctgctcctctccGTCGctagccccgcaaactcgggaggcagcgggagaggcgcagcgcgcccttcccgctgtcccccgacttggctagaaggctggcgacagggagaagcctgctcctccccgtcgccagccccgcaaactcgggagacagcgggagaggcgcagcgcgcccttcccgctgtcccccgacttggctagaaggctggcgacggggagaagcctgctcctccccgtcgccagccccgcaaactcgggagacagcgggagtggcgcagcgcgcccttcccgctgtcccccgacttgcctagaaggctggcgggggggggagaagcctgctcctccccgtcgccagccccgcaaactcgggagacagcgggagaggcgcagcgcgcccttcccgctgtcccccgacttggctagaaggctggcgacggggagaagcctgctcctccccgtcgccagccccgcaaactcgggagacagcaggagaggcgcagcgcgcccttcccgctgtcccccgacttggctagaaggctggcaggggggagaagcctactcctccccgtcgccagccccgcaaactcgggagacagcgggagaggcgcagcgcgcccttcccgctgtcccccgacttggctagaaggctagcgggggggggggagaagcctgctcctccccgtcgccagccccgcaaactcgggggacagcaggagaggggcagcgcgcccttcccactgtcccccgacttggctagaaggctggcagggggggagaagcctgctcctccccgtcgccagccccgcaaactcgggggacagcaggagaggggcagcgcgcccttcccactgtcccccgacttggctagaaggctggcaggggggagaagcctgctcctccccgtcgccagccccgcaaactcgggagacagcgggagaggcgcagtgcgcccttcccgctgtcccccgacttggctagaaggctggcgacggggagaagcctgctcctccccgtcgccagccccgcaaactcgggagacagcgggagaggcgcagcgcgcccttcccgctgtcccccgacttggctagaaggctggcgggggggagaagcctgctcctccccgtcgccagccccgcaaacttgggagacagcgggagaggcacagcgtgcccttcccgctgtcccccgacttgcctagaaggctggcggggggggggagaag comes from Podarcis raffonei isolate rPodRaf1 chromosome 2, rPodRaf1.pri, whole genome shotgun sequence and encodes:
- the LOC128409544 gene encoding zinc finger protein 883-like isoform X2 encodes the protein MSETDPVKLEEMEEGRWTDDLVRLSPASLPTTSEHSLPGTSERSDGDKLEGKNKGEHNRIHIVEKSYKYSECGEKIRQSSQSTSHQRKSFIRRNSLTSHERTQSREKSYQCLECGKNFNRKDSLTLHQRVHTGEKPYQCLECGKSFRRSCHLTSHQRIHTGEKPYQCLECGKSFSYSAHLTSHQRIHTGEKPYQCLECGKSFRLSGELTSHQRIHTGEKPFQCLECGKSFSYSTNLTSHQRIHTGEKPFQCLECGKSFSYSAHLTCHQRIHTGEKPYQCLECGKSFRLSGELTSHHRIHTGEKPYKCLECGKSFRLSGQLTSHQRIHTGVKPYKCLECGKSFRLSGQLTSHQRIHTGEKPYQCLECEKSFNRKDSLTSHQRIHTGEKPFQCFECGKSFRLSGELTSHHRIHTGEKLFQCLECGKSFSQRVHLTSHQIIHTGEKPYQCLECGKSFRLSGYLTSHQRIHTGEKPFQCLECGKSFSYSTNLTSHQRIHTGEKPYQCLECGKSFNRKDGLTSHQRIHTGRNPVSASNVGRAFV
- the LOC128409544 gene encoding zinc finger protein 883-like isoform X1, translated to MSETDPVKLEEMEEGRWTDDLVRLSPASLPTTSEHSLPGTSERSDKAWTLLDRDQRAQHKEVKEENRGIVDSLNGDKLEGKNKGEHNRIHIVEKSYKYSECGEKIRQSSQSTSHQRKSFIRRNSLTSHERTQSREKSYQCLECGKNFNRKDSLTLHQRVHTGEKPYQCLECGKSFRRSCHLTSHQRIHTGEKPYQCLECGKSFSYSAHLTSHQRIHTGEKPYQCLECGKSFRLSGELTSHQRIHTGEKPFQCLECGKSFSYSTNLTSHQRIHTGEKPFQCLECGKSFSYSAHLTCHQRIHTGEKPYQCLECGKSFRLSGELTSHHRIHTGEKPYKCLECGKSFRLSGQLTSHQRIHTGVKPYKCLECGKSFRLSGQLTSHQRIHTGEKPYQCLECEKSFNRKDSLTSHQRIHTGEKPFQCFECGKSFRLSGELTSHHRIHTGEKLFQCLECGKSFSQRVHLTSHQIIHTGEKPYQCLECGKSFRLSGYLTSHQRIHTGEKPFQCLECGKSFSYSTNLTSHQRIHTGEKPYQCLECGKSFNRKDGLTSHQRIHTGRNPVSASNVGRAFV